One genomic segment of Centroberyx gerrardi isolate f3 chromosome 4, fCenGer3.hap1.cur.20231027, whole genome shotgun sequence includes these proteins:
- the slc25a22a gene encoding mitochondrial glutamate carrier 1 translates to MADKQISLPAKLINGGIAGLIGVTCVFPIDLAKTRLQNQQNGSRLYTSMSDCLIKTIRSEGYFGMYRGAAVNLTLVTPEKAIKLAANDFFRHHLSKDGKLTLVKEMLAGCGAGTCQVIVTTPMEMLKIQLQDAGRIAAQRKLMPETVAAGTVEAKSPTAMQLTRELLREKGIAGLYKGLGATLLRDVPFSIIYFPLFANLNQMGKRGVDGPAPFYVSFISGCVAGSTAAVAVNPVDVIKTRLQSLNRGSTEDTYSGVTDCISKIMRNEGPSAFLKGAYCRALVIAPLFGIAQVVYFLGVGEYILSFLPKKDN, encoded by the exons ATGGCTGACAAGCAGATCAG TTTGCCTGCCAAATTGATCAATGGGGGGATCGCCGGCCTAATTGGAGTGACCTGTGTGTTTCCCATTGACCTGGCCAAGACCCGCTTGCAAAACCAGCAAAATGGATCTCGCCTTTACACCAGCAT GTCTGATTGCCTTATCAAGACCATCCGTTCAGAAGGATATTTTGGGATGTACAGAG GAGCGGCAGTGAACTTAACACTAGTCACTCCAGAGAAAGCCATCAAATTGGCTGCGAATGACTTCTTCAGGCATCACCTCTCTAAGGATGG aaAACTCACTCTGGTCAAAGAGATGCTGGCTGGGTGTGGGGCAGGTACATGCcag GTTATTGTCACAACTCCTATGGAGATGTTGAAAATCCAGCTCCAAGATGCTGGAAGAATTG CGGCTCAGAGGAAACTGATGCCAGAGACAGTGGCAGCGGGCACCGTGGAGGCTAAATCCCCAACAGCCATGCAGCTGACCCGAGAACTGCTGAGGGAAAAGGGCATCGCTGGGCTTTATAAAGGCCTGGGTGCCACGTTGCTCAG GGATGTCCCTTTCTCCATCATCTACTTCCCCCTTTTTGCCAACCTGAATCAGATGGGCAAGAGGGGCGTGGATGGGCCCGCCCCTTTTTATGTGTCGTTTATATCAGGCTGTGTTGCTGGAAGCACAGCGGCTGTTGCTGTCAACCCTGTAGATG TGATAAAGACTAGGCTGCAGTCCCTGAATCGAGGGAGTACAGAAGACACGTACAGTGGAGTGACTGACTGTATCAG CAAAATCATGCGTAATGAGGGTCCATCAGCCTTCCTGAAGGGAGCCTACTGCCGAGCCTTGGTCATAGCACCTCTCTTTGGTATCGCCCAGGTGGTCTACTTCCTGGGTGTGGGTGAATACATCCTCAGCTTCTTGCCCAAAAAGGACAACTAA